In one window of Calypte anna isolate BGI_N300 chromosome 1, bCalAnn1_v1.p, whole genome shotgun sequence DNA:
- the GDPD4 gene encoding glycerophosphodiester phosphodiesterase domain-containing protein 4, whose translation METSSTSLKRLKFGKLKVVRRRLLQRYEHQPFISCLAGLYSCRWKRYQRRRTEPGKCCCKLRECLFFPLLVGAFCLSLVFLYMCCEAKNDYNNFDWYNYGNLGFWFLWSLVLLIVSAVLFVYIALLLVLAMCLIAEGQQLYLHWSHKIGTLVVLGFSVTSLFVISLLWGEQWQTVRLSFQITAPYLHIGAITLMVFLAWPVALHAVRADRKVVQVIIVGPYLAILLFLFLIPLGMYSPCIREMGTLGPKPALIGHRGAPMLAPENTEMSFQKTIEHGGDGLETDVTISYDGVPFLMHDSTLKRTTNIKEVYPNDTDKNAAFFSWDTLQELNAGTWFLKDKPFACMGSLSRADQEQAMNQSIYTLRSFLRLADSHNKLVIFDLYRPPVKHPYRNLWINRTLEVILKEAKIRPHLVLWLAGGRSFVQSVAPGFQQTKGSKAPLEELWMENIVKLNLPYTQMCSEDIRKYAEANITTNLYVVSEPWLYSLAWCSGAHSVTTNAVHILNNLSQPLFLMTPQQYNVMWILTDLTSLLLISLIFALHWWRERTFSCCANDGDSMLDSGTYNKFRTELSDIPTSVA comes from the exons ATGGAGACCAGTTCCACCAGCCTCAAGAGGCTCAAATTTGGGAAGCTGAAGGTGGTGAGACGGCGTTTGCTGCAGAGATATGAGCACCAACCCTTCATCTCCTGCCTGGCTGGGCTCTACAGCTGCCGCTGGAAGCGGTACCAGCGCAGAAGGACTGAGCCTGGGAAGTGCTGCTGCAAGCTG cgggaatgtttgtttttcccattgCTAGTTGGagctttctgcctttctctggtCTTTTTGTACATGTGCTGTGAAGCAAAAAATGACTACAATAACTTTGACTG gtATAACTATGGGAACCTGGGCTTCTGGTTTCTCTGGTCCCTTGTTCTCCTGATTGTATCTGCAGTCTTGTTTGTGTACATCGCCCTGTTATTG GTCCTAGCGATGTGTTTGATTGCAGAAGGTCAGCAGCTGTACCTGCACTGGAGTCACAAG ATTGGGACTTTGGTTGTCCTGGGCTTCTCAGTCACATCCCTCTTCGTCATTTCCTTACTCTGGGGAGAACAGTGGCAAACTGTCCGTCTGTCTTTCCAG ATCACAGCTCCCTATCTCCACATTGGAGCAATAACCCTCATGGTCTTTCTGGCCTGGCCTGTGGCTCTTCATGCTGTCAGAGCAGATAGGAAAG TTGTTCAGGTGATAATTGTTGGTCCATACCTGGCtatccttctctttcttttcttgataCCTCTGGGGATGTACTCTCCTTGCATCAGAGAGATGGGGACACTTGGACCAAAGCCAGCCCTCATTGGACACCGTGGAGCACCAATG ctggCTCCAGAAAACACTGAGATGTCTTTTCAGAAGACAATTGAACATGGTGGGGATGGGCTTGAAACAGACGTCACCATTAG CTATGATGGGGTTCCTTTCCTCATGCATGACAGCACCTTGAAGAGGACAACTAACATCAAGGAAGTCTACCCCAATGACACTGataaaaatgctgcatttttctcctgGGATACTCTACAGGAGTTGAATGCTGGAACGTGGTTCCTTAAG GACAAACCATTTGCATGCATGGGTTCACTGTCAAGGGCAGATCAGGAGCAGGCAATGAATCAGTCCATTTACACCCTAAGGAGTTTCTTACGCCTCGCAGACAGTCATAACAAACTGGTGATCTTTGATCTCTACCGTCCCCCAGTGAAACATCCTTACAGGAACTTATGGATCAACAGAACTCTGGAAGTCATCCTCAAGGAGGCAAAGATTAGACCCCATCTG GTCTTATGGCTGGCGGGCGGGAGGTCCTTTGTTCAGTCTGTTGCTCCTGGGTTTCAGCAGACAAAAGGCAGTAAGGCCCCACTTGAAGAGCTATGGATGGAAAATATTGTCAAACTCAATCTGCCCTACACCCAAATGTGTAGTGAAGATATCAG gaaatatgCTGAGGCAAACATCACCACCAACCTCTACGTGGTCAGTGAGCCATGGCTTTACTCCCTGGCATGGTGCTCTGGGGCACACTCTGTGACCACCAATGCTGTCCACATTCTGAATAATCTCAGCCAGCCACTCTTCCTcatg actCCACAGCAGTACAATGTCATGTGGATCCTGACAGATCTGACCTCTCTGCTCCTCATCTCACTCATCTTTGCTCTGCACTG GTGGAGGGAGAGgactttttcctgctgtgccaATGATGGTGACTCCATGCTGGATAGTGGAACCTACAACAAGTTCAGGACAG AACTCAGTGACATACCTACCTCTGTGGCCTGA